The Mesorhizobium sp. M1D.F.Ca.ET.043.01.1.1 genome contains a region encoding:
- a CDS encoding metalloregulator ArsR/SmtB family transcription factor, with amino-acid sequence MSIRNPKQALYEQFAIVAKALGHPLRLEMIEHLAQGERSVEALAAKLGQPIANISQHLQALRRAGIVSAERDGKFVRYALADESVLSAFASVRSVAERHLAEVDRIVRGYFDARDGMRPVGRDELLALMRDGLVTLIDVRPPDEFALGHVPGAINVPLGEIKTWSQSADTSREIVAYCRGPWCVMSFEAVAALRSHGHSARRLEDGMPEWKAAGLPVEMAA; translated from the coding sequence ATGTCAATCCGCAATCCGAAACAGGCGCTGTACGAGCAGTTCGCGATTGTCGCCAAGGCGCTCGGCCACCCGCTGCGCCTGGAAATGATCGAGCACCTGGCGCAAGGCGAGCGCAGCGTCGAAGCTCTTGCCGCGAAGCTCGGCCAACCGATCGCCAACATCTCCCAGCATCTCCAGGCGCTACGCCGCGCCGGCATCGTGTCGGCCGAACGGGACGGCAAGTTCGTCCGCTACGCGCTCGCGGATGAGAGCGTGCTTTCCGCCTTCGCGTCGGTGCGCAGTGTTGCCGAGCGGCATCTCGCCGAGGTCGACCGCATCGTGCGCGGCTATTTCGACGCGCGAGACGGCATGCGGCCCGTCGGGCGGGATGAACTCTTGGCCCTGATGCGCGATGGACTGGTGACGCTGATCGATGTCCGCCCGCCCGACGAGTTCGCGCTTGGCCACGTGCCGGGCGCGATCAATGTCCCGCTCGGTGAAATCAAGACCTGGTCCCAAAGCGCCGATACGAGCAGGGAGATTGTCGCCTACTGCCGCGGTCCCTGGTGCGTGATGTCCTTCGAGGCGGTGGCCGCGTTGCGCTCGCACGGCCATTCCGCGCGTCGTCTCGAGGACGGAATGCCGGAATGGAAGGCCGCCGGCCTGCCGGTGGAAATGGCCGCCTGA
- a CDS encoding MBL fold metallo-hydrolase has product MILRQFLHSDPVAASYLFGCGGKASAAVVDPVGDIAPYIEAANATGMRILFVVDTHIHADHISAGRALAEATGAEYVLFEGAEAGFPFRRVKDGEVLELGNVSATVMHTPGHTPEHLSLLVTDRTRSAEPWFVLTGHTLMVGDLGRTELASSAEDGARALYASVRRLKELPDHIEVLPGAYSGSVCGRSLSGKPTSTIGFERRFNKAFRIEDENQFVAAMTADIPPPPPDAARTRAANAGAKS; this is encoded by the coding sequence ATGATTCTCAGGCAGTTCCTGCATAGCGACCCGGTCGCCGCCTCCTATCTGTTCGGCTGCGGCGGCAAGGCTTCCGCGGCGGTCGTCGATCCGGTCGGCGACATCGCGCCCTATATCGAGGCGGCGAATGCCACGGGCATGCGCATCCTCTTCGTCGTCGACACGCATATCCATGCCGACCACATATCGGCCGGACGAGCACTCGCCGAGGCAACCGGCGCCGAATATGTGCTGTTCGAAGGCGCCGAGGCAGGCTTCCCGTTCCGGCGCGTGAAGGACGGGGAGGTGCTGGAGCTCGGCAATGTGAGTGCGACCGTCATGCATACGCCGGGCCACACGCCGGAGCATCTGAGCCTTCTGGTCACCGACCGGACGCGGTCCGCCGAGCCCTGGTTCGTGCTCACCGGACACACGCTGATGGTCGGCGATCTCGGCCGCACGGAGCTTGCTTCGAGCGCCGAGGACGGCGCGCGTGCGCTCTATGCCAGCGTGCGGCGTCTGAAGGAATTGCCCGATCATATCGAGGTGCTGCCGGGCGCCTATTCCGGCTCGGTCTGCGGCCGTTCGCTGAGCGGCAAGCCGACATCGACGATCGGCTTCGAGCGGCGCTTCAACAAGGCCTTCCGCATCGAGGACGAGAACCAGTTCGTTGCCGCCATGACCGCCGACATCCCTCCCCCGCCGCCGGACGCCGCCCGGACCCGGGCCGCGAATGCCGGGGCGAAGTCTTGA
- a CDS encoding MFS transporter, with protein sequence MSAAAPGVALGLKANWKQFALLVLINAFVGGMVGIERTVVPLIGAEEFGVASTTLVTSFIVSFGVVKACANLVSGQLADIWGRKRVLILGWLFGLPVPFIIISAPSWGWIVAANALLGINQGLAWSMTVIMKVDLVGPKSRGLAVGLNEFAGYLAVGITAFLTGYLASRYGLRPVPIYLGVGYAVLGAALSILLVRDTREHVRLELADHAKQTSPLSFREIFLLTSLSDRNLFAASQAGLVNNLNDGMSWGLFPLFFAANGLGVERIGILKAVYPAVWGVFQVATGPLSDRWGRKGLIVAGMWVQAAGLLTTAMTRDFGWWLLASLLLGLGTAMVYPSLIAAVSDASHPSWRARSLSVYRFWRDLGYAIGALSAGLIADFFGFVTAIASIAALTFLSGAIVAVAMRETTASTPARSDG encoded by the coding sequence TTGAGCGCAGCGGCGCCTGGCGTCGCGCTCGGCCTCAAGGCCAACTGGAAGCAGTTCGCGCTCTTGGTGCTGATCAACGCCTTCGTCGGCGGCATGGTCGGCATCGAGCGGACCGTGGTCCCGTTGATCGGCGCCGAGGAATTCGGCGTTGCTTCGACCACGCTCGTCACCTCCTTCATCGTCAGCTTCGGCGTGGTCAAGGCCTGCGCCAACCTTGTCTCCGGCCAACTCGCAGATATTTGGGGCCGCAAGCGCGTGCTCATCCTCGGCTGGCTGTTCGGCCTGCCGGTGCCCTTCATCATCATCTCAGCACCGAGCTGGGGCTGGATTGTCGCGGCCAATGCGCTGCTCGGCATCAATCAGGGGCTTGCCTGGTCGATGACGGTCATCATGAAGGTCGATCTAGTCGGGCCGAAATCGCGCGGCCTCGCGGTCGGCCTCAACGAGTTCGCCGGCTACCTCGCGGTCGGCATTACCGCCTTCCTCACCGGCTATCTGGCGAGCCGCTACGGATTGCGCCCGGTGCCGATCTATCTGGGCGTCGGCTACGCAGTCCTGGGTGCCGCCCTTTCGATCCTTTTGGTACGTGACACGCGCGAGCATGTGCGGCTGGAACTGGCGGACCATGCCAAGCAGACCTCGCCCCTCAGCTTCCGCGAGATCTTCCTGCTCACCTCGCTCAGTGACCGCAACCTGTTCGCCGCCTCGCAGGCCGGCCTGGTGAACAACCTGAACGACGGCATGAGCTGGGGGCTCTTCCCGCTCTTCTTCGCCGCCAACGGGCTCGGCGTCGAGCGGATCGGCATCCTCAAGGCAGTCTATCCCGCGGTCTGGGGCGTCTTCCAGGTCGCGACCGGACCATTGAGCGACCGGTGGGGCCGCAAGGGCCTGATCGTCGCCGGCATGTGGGTGCAGGCGGCGGGGCTTCTCACGACCGCCATGACACGCGATTTCGGCTGGTGGCTGCTGGCGAGCCTGCTGCTCGGCCTCGGCACGGCGATGGTCTATCCGAGCCTGATCGCGGCGGTGTCGGACGCATCGCATCCGTCCTGGCGGGCGCGCTCGCTCAGCGTCTACCGCTTCTGGCGCGATCTCGGCTACGCGATCGGCGCGCTGTCGGCTGGCCTCATCGCCGACTTCTTCGGCTTCGTCACGGCGATCGCATCAATCGCGGCGCTGACCTTCCTGTCGGGCGCGATCGTGGCGGTGGCGATGCGGGAAACAACCGCTTCAACGCCGGCACGAAGCGACGGCTAG
- a CDS encoding ankyrin repeat domain-containing protein: protein MRRLLLFIALLLVHFPVELRAAAIHDAAKKGDVAAITAALDAGAGVDESDGSATPLYLAVRAGHFAAAKLLIERGADVNAAPTPGLGPALMPALAKRRVDLINLLLDGGANPNSDRGGQAALHVAVTLGCLDCVKALVEAGADVNAKTKDGKTALHLAKRKGQRDVADYLLSHGVVLPTPAPISTKLAPADVEKGRITFTHVCGGCHSAEPKGGTKTGPNLWGVVGRDKASVANVDYSDALLSWEGVWTYEDLNRYLFGPMLTTPGVKMEMPGVPDETERVDLIAYLRTLSDKPIPLP, encoded by the coding sequence ATGCGCAGGCTCCTGCTTTTCATTGCGCTGCTGCTTGTACATTTCCCGGTAGAATTGCGCGCCGCCGCCATTCACGACGCTGCGAAGAAGGGCGATGTCGCGGCGATCACGGCAGCGCTCGACGCAGGTGCCGGCGTCGATGAGAGCGATGGGAGCGCGACACCGCTTTATCTTGCGGTCAGAGCCGGGCACTTCGCGGCAGCAAAACTGCTCATAGAACGCGGCGCCGACGTCAACGCCGCCCCGACCCCTGGCTTGGGCCCCGCCCTCATGCCGGCTTTAGCAAAACGCAGGGTCGATTTGATCAATCTGTTGCTGGACGGGGGCGCTAATCCGAATTCCGACCGTGGCGGCCAAGCCGCCCTTCATGTCGCCGTCACTCTCGGTTGCCTCGACTGCGTGAAGGCACTGGTCGAAGCGGGCGCGGACGTGAATGCGAAGACAAAGGACGGCAAGACAGCGCTCCATCTGGCAAAGCGCAAAGGCCAACGCGACGTTGCCGACTATCTCTTGTCGCACGGCGTCGTCTTGCCAACACCAGCCCCGATCTCGACGAAGTTGGCCCCTGCCGATGTCGAAAAAGGCAGAATCACCTTCACCCACGTGTGTGGCGGCTGTCACAGTGCCGAGCCAAAGGGCGGGACCAAAACGGGACCGAACTTGTGGGGCGTCGTCGGCCGCGACAAGGCATCTGTGGCAAATGTGGATTATTCGGACGCCTTGCTGAGCTGGGAAGGCGTGTGGACGTACGAGGATCTGAACAGATATCTCTTCGGACCCATGCTCACCACGCCGGGCGTTAAGATGGAGATGCCTGGTGTTCCGGACGAGACCGAACGGGTCGACCTGATCGCGTATTTGCGCACACTCAGTGACAAGCCGATCCCGCTGCCTTGA
- a CDS encoding acyltransferase family protein, with protein sequence MNNSTRMPWVDTAKGLSIILVVMMYSAYNTGEYTGGVGFLHYAIGFATPFRMPEFFLISGLFLSQVIDRPWRRYIDRRVIHYLYFYVLWAVISIGLKIGIFSRDPAGMLHDLALAVVQPYGVLWFIYMLAVFGLVARILRELGVAHWIVIAVAAALQMWAPHLESYALTQFTAYFVFFYLGFVMAPLVFRLVAWTQDRPAIVVAGLFAWAIVNGLLVYSPGYAVQPVGMQMGLAAWPPLHLTLAVAGAVALCVAGGFLSKFASMEWLRWLGEHSLVVYVAFTIPMSIFRGLALASGLLTDTGMLSLAVLLVSVISPVILYFIVKRTGFGNFLFERPAWAHIDEPNTGQISNKGVARPAREAA encoded by the coding sequence ATGAACAATTCGACACGCATGCCGTGGGTGGACACGGCAAAAGGTCTTTCGATCATCCTGGTGGTGATGATGTACTCGGCCTACAACACCGGTGAATACACCGGCGGCGTCGGCTTCCTGCATTATGCTATCGGCTTTGCGACGCCGTTCCGCATGCCGGAATTCTTCCTGATCTCGGGCCTGTTCCTGTCGCAGGTGATCGACCGGCCGTGGCGGCGCTATATCGACCGGCGCGTCATCCACTATCTCTATTTCTACGTCCTGTGGGCGGTCATCTCGATCGGGCTCAAGATCGGCATCTTCAGCCGCGATCCCGCCGGAATGCTACACGACCTCGCCTTGGCCGTCGTCCAGCCTTACGGCGTGCTGTGGTTCATCTACATGCTGGCGGTGTTCGGCCTCGTCGCACGCATCCTGCGCGAGCTTGGCGTGGCGCACTGGATCGTGATTGCGGTTGCCGCCGCGCTGCAGATGTGGGCGCCGCATTTGGAGAGCTATGCGCTCACGCAGTTCACCGCCTATTTCGTGTTCTTCTATCTCGGCTTCGTCATGGCGCCGCTGGTGTTCCGGCTTGTCGCTTGGACGCAAGACCGTCCGGCGATCGTGGTCGCGGGCCTGTTCGCCTGGGCGATCGTCAATGGCCTGCTCGTCTATTCGCCGGGTTATGCCGTTCAGCCGGTCGGGATGCAGATGGGCCTGGCGGCCTGGCCGCCGCTGCATCTTACGCTGGCTGTCGCGGGCGCGGTGGCGCTCTGCGTGGCCGGCGGCTTCCTGTCGAAATTCGCCTCGATGGAATGGCTGCGCTGGCTCGGCGAGCATTCGCTGGTCGTCTATGTCGCCTTCACGATCCCGATGTCGATCTTCCGCGGTCTTGCGCTGGCCAGCGGCCTTCTGACCGACACCGGCATGCTCAGCCTCGCGGTGCTGCTTGTCTCGGTGATCAGCCCGGTCATTCTCTATTTCATCGTCAAGCGCACCGGCTTCGGCAACTTCCTGTTCGAGCGGCCGGCCTGGGCGCATATCGATGAGCCGAATACCGGCCAGATCTCAAACAAGGGCGTTGCTCGACCGGCGCGCGAGGCGGCCTAA
- a CDS encoding DUF1059 domain-containing protein — translation MAYTYRCKDHPGMEACPGSFTAENAEEVMKHVELHARSAHGEDPSQWSQEDRKQLQAMMIPS, via the coding sequence ATGGCCTACACGTATCGGTGCAAGGACCATCCGGGAATGGAAGCTTGTCCCGGGAGCTTCACGGCAGAAAACGCGGAAGAGGTGATGAAGCACGTTGAGCTTCACGCCAGGTCCGCGCATGGTGAAGACCCTAGCCAATGGTCCCAGGAGGACCGGAAGCAGCTACAGGCGATGATGATCCCGAGCTAG
- a CDS encoding DUF5074 domain-containing protein, which translates to MKRAAAEILREYGPFPDAERVNGVTYDGKNVWFATGDKLKALDPESGAIVQSIDVASHAGTAFDGEHLYQIAEDRIHKVDPKTGKVVATIPAPGNGGDSGMAWAEGSLWVGEYRAHKIHQIDPETGKVIRTIESKRVVTGVTWVDGELWHATWEGEEGDLLRIDPETGNVLQEVAMPSGVSGLESDGGGCFFCGGGSSGKIKAVRRPGYNRHKHTTIGK; encoded by the coding sequence ATGAAACGAGCCGCTGCCGAGATCCTGCGCGAATACGGCCCCTTTCCCGACGCCGAGCGCGTCAACGGCGTCACCTATGACGGCAAGAATGTCTGGTTCGCCACCGGTGACAAGCTGAAGGCACTTGATCCGGAGAGCGGCGCGATCGTGCAGTCGATCGACGTCGCTTCCCATGCCGGGACCGCCTTCGACGGCGAGCACCTCTACCAGATCGCCGAGGACCGCATCCACAAGGTCGACCCGAAGACCGGCAAGGTCGTCGCAACCATTCCGGCCCCCGGCAATGGCGGCGATTCAGGCATGGCCTGGGCCGAAGGTTCGCTTTGGGTCGGCGAATACAGGGCGCACAAGATCCATCAGATCGATCCTGAAACCGGCAAGGTGATCCGCACCATCGAATCGAAGCGCGTCGTCACCGGTGTCACCTGGGTCGATGGCGAGCTCTGGCATGCCACCTGGGAAGGCGAGGAGGGCGATCTGCTGCGCATCGATCCCGAGACAGGCAACGTGCTGCAGGAGGTGGCGATGCCCTCCGGCGTGTCGGGATTGGAATCCGATGGTGGCGGCTGCTTCTTCTGCGGCGGCGGCAGCAGCGGCAAGATCAAGGCCGTGCGCCGTCCCGGGTACAATCGGCACAAGCACACGACCATCGGCAAATAG
- a CDS encoding helix-turn-helix domain-containing protein, translating to MDSLINAAGRALASGDPLGALKRVALRDDAPALALRGIAMAQLGDFAKAKALLKSAARAFSSRETVARARCVVAEAEIALVSRDLGWPEKALRAARATLQAHGDRVNAAYAGSLEARRLILIGRLDEAERLLAGFDPAPLPPVARVAHELAAAGIAVRRLRTKVAREALGRAALAAYQANIPALRAEVESASLVLNTPVARLVAKGLETPLQLDEVEALLASGALVIDACRNVVRKADTVVSLATRPVLFALARALAEAWPADASREMLLRRAFRARHADESHRARLRVEMGRLRAELSALAEINATAQGFELLPLNAAEVVVLAPPVEEEHGAVLAFLADGESWSSSALAIALGASARTVQRALEALSADNKVQAVGRGRARRWMTPPVTGFPTVLLLPGPLPSD from the coding sequence ATGGACTCGCTGATCAATGCCGCCGGCCGCGCGTTGGCGTCGGGCGACCCGCTCGGCGCACTGAAACGCGTCGCGCTGCGCGACGACGCGCCGGCGTTGGCGCTGCGCGGCATCGCGATGGCCCAGCTCGGCGACTTCGCCAAGGCCAAGGCACTGTTGAAAAGTGCTGCCCGCGCCTTCAGCTCGAGGGAGACTGTCGCCCGCGCGCGCTGTGTTGTCGCCGAGGCCGAGATCGCCCTCGTCTCGCGCGATCTCGGCTGGCCGGAGAAGGCATTGCGAGCCGCCCGAGCGACGCTTCAGGCGCATGGCGACCGGGTCAATGCCGCCTATGCCGGCAGCCTCGAGGCGCGCCGCCTGATCCTCATCGGCCGTCTCGACGAGGCCGAGCGCCTGCTTGCCGGCTTCGATCCGGCGCCGCTGCCGCCGGTCGCGCGCGTCGCGCATGAGCTGGCGGCTGCGGGCATCGCGGTCAGGCGCCTGCGGACGAAGGTGGCGCGCGAGGCGCTCGGTCGGGCGGCGCTCGCGGCCTACCAGGCCAACATTCCGGCGCTGAGAGCCGAGGTCGAAAGCGCGTCGCTGGTGCTGAACACGCCCGTCGCTCGGCTCGTGGCGAAGGGTTTGGAGACGCCGCTCCAGCTCGACGAGGTTGAGGCACTGCTCGCATCCGGCGCGCTCGTCATCGACGCCTGCCGCAATGTCGTGCGCAAAGCCGACACGGTCGTCTCGCTGGCGACGCGGCCGGTGCTGTTCGCGCTGGCGCGCGCGCTGGCCGAAGCCTGGCCGGCCGATGCGTCGCGGGAGATGCTGTTGCGGCGCGCCTTCCGGGCCAGGCACGCCGATGAATCGCATCGCGCGCGACTGCGGGTCGAGATGGGGCGGCTGCGCGCCGAACTGAGCGCACTCGCTGAAATCAACGCGACCGCCCAGGGCTTCGAGCTTTTGCCGCTGAATGCCGCCGAGGTGGTCGTGCTGGCGCCGCCTGTCGAGGAGGAGCATGGCGCGGTGCTCGCCTTCCTGGCCGACGGCGAGTCGTGGTCGAGCTCGGCGCTGGCGATCGCGCTCGGCGCCAGCGCGCGCACCGTGCAGCGGGCGCTGGAAGCGCTTTCGGCCGACAATAAGGTGCAGGCGGTGGGGCGCGGCCGCGCGCGCCGCTGGATGACGCCGCCGGTGACCGGATTCCCGACCGTCTTGTTACTCCCGGGTCCGCTGCCGAGCGACTAG
- a CDS encoding DUF899 family protein codes for MTQQMQTPPVVSPEAWEGAYEEMLVKEKALTRARDALAAERRRMPWMLVEKDYVFEGPDGKASLLDLFEGRRQLVVYRAFFEPGVYGWPEHACRGCSLGADQVGNLAHLNARDTTLVYASRAPQADIQRLKERMEWKMPWYTITDSWDKDFGVDQWHGHNVFIHDGDRIFRTYFINNRGDEAFGTVWSYLDVTPLGRQEVWEDSPKGYPQTQTYKWWNWHDNYEEGAAPDQRWVEVSDVGEAAFRNKNA; via the coding sequence ATGACCCAGCAAATGCAGACACCGCCGGTCGTTTCACCAGAAGCCTGGGAAGGCGCGTACGAAGAGATGCTCGTGAAGGAAAAGGCTCTCACCCGCGCCCGCGACGCGCTCGCGGCGGAACGTCGCCGCATGCCATGGATGCTCGTCGAGAAGGACTACGTGTTCGAAGGCCCGGACGGCAAGGCAAGCCTGCTCGACCTCTTCGAAGGCCGCCGCCAGCTCGTCGTGTACCGCGCTTTCTTCGAGCCGGGCGTCTATGGCTGGCCGGAGCACGCCTGCCGCGGCTGCTCGCTCGGCGCCGACCAGGTCGGCAACCTCGCCCATCTCAACGCCCGCGACACCACGCTTGTCTATGCCTCGCGCGCGCCACAGGCCGACATTCAACGGCTGAAGGAGCGGATGGAGTGGAAGATGCCCTGGTACACCATCACCGACAGCTGGGATAAGGATTTCGGCGTCGACCAATGGCACGGCCACAACGTCTTCATCCACGACGGCGACCGCATCTTCCGCACCTATTTCATCAATAACCGCGGCGACGAGGCGTTTGGCACCGTGTGGAGTTATCTCGACGTCACCCCGCTCGGCCGCCAGGAGGTGTGGGAGGATTCGCCCAAGGGCTATCCGCAGACCCAGACCTACAAGTGGTGGAACTGGCACGACAACTACGAGGAAGGCGCCGCCCCCGACCAGAGATGGGTCGAGGTGTCGGATGTCGGCGAGGCGGCGTTCCGCAACAAGAACGCCTGA
- a CDS encoding branched-chain amino acid ABC transporter substrate-binding protein codes for MHRIIAIAIVVLAAVFSSARAEVLIGVSSAMTGRLAWIGEQGQRGAEMAVADVNAAGGVLGQKVRLISVDDFCDPEQAVAAAQKLVADGVVFVVGHYCSGASIPASKVYEEAGVVEISPGSTNPQLTEQGRANVFRTIGRDDAQGFIAGNYLADRWGDKKIAILHDNSTYGKGLADETRKQLHKRGVTEAVYDAYAPGKDDYSTEVAALQTAGVSALYVGGYHADVALIARAAHDRGYTVQLISGDALATEEFALIAGSAAEGTLFTFPADPRRNAGAAAIVERFRAENFEPAGYTLLSYCAVQVWAQAVAKAGSLEPKAVIATLHEQEFDTVIGRVDFDDKGDLTRQSWVWYVWRGGEYVPVE; via the coding sequence ATGCACCGTATTATAGCCATAGCGATCGTGGTTCTCGCGGCCGTGTTCAGTTCCGCGAGGGCCGAGGTGCTGATCGGGGTCTCGTCTGCCATGACAGGACGGCTTGCCTGGATCGGCGAGCAGGGACAGCGCGGCGCGGAGATGGCGGTGGCCGACGTCAACGCTGCGGGCGGCGTGCTCGGCCAAAAGGTGAGGCTCATCTCGGTCGACGATTTCTGTGATCCCGAGCAAGCGGTCGCGGCCGCCCAGAAGCTGGTGGCTGACGGGGTGGTGTTCGTTGTCGGGCATTATTGCTCCGGAGCCTCGATCCCCGCATCAAAAGTCTACGAGGAGGCGGGCGTCGTCGAAATATCCCCAGGCTCGACCAATCCGCAGTTGACCGAACAGGGCCGTGCCAATGTCTTCCGCACCATTGGCCGCGACGACGCGCAAGGGTTCATCGCCGGCAACTACCTTGCCGATCGCTGGGGCGACAAGAAGATTGCAATCCTTCACGACAATTCGACCTATGGGAAGGGTCTCGCCGACGAGACCAGGAAGCAGTTGCACAAACGGGGCGTGACTGAAGCTGTCTACGACGCATACGCGCCCGGGAAGGACGACTATTCGACCGAGGTCGCTGCGTTGCAGACCGCCGGCGTCTCAGCCTTGTATGTGGGTGGGTATCATGCCGACGTAGCGCTGATTGCTCGCGCCGCACACGACCGTGGCTATACGGTTCAACTCATATCCGGAGATGCCTTGGCTACCGAGGAATTCGCCCTGATCGCAGGCTCAGCGGCCGAGGGAACCCTGTTCACCTTCCCGGCGGACCCGCGGCGAAATGCCGGCGCGGCCGCGATCGTGGAGCGGTTCCGTGCGGAGAACTTCGAGCCCGCGGGCTACACGCTGTTGAGCTACTGCGCGGTCCAGGTCTGGGCCCAGGCGGTCGCGAAGGCAGGTTCGCTGGAGCCGAAGGCGGTCATCGCGACACTGCACGAACAGGAATTCGACACCGTCATTGGCCGGGTCGATTTCGACGACAAGGGCGACCTCACGAGGCAGAGCTGGGTTTGGTACGTCTGGCGGGGCGGCGAGTACGTGCCGGTTGAATAA